One genomic window of Lytechinus variegatus isolate NC3 chromosome 1, Lvar_3.0, whole genome shotgun sequence includes the following:
- the LOC121417216 gene encoding protein dhs-3-like: MENPVITFILLLWTLAKICFYNFLGFIDNIIPGEWKPKKDVSKDIVLITGGGSGIGRLMSLSFAELGATVIIWDINNETAQGVVKEIRGAGGKAYSYVVDCCDNEAVYKTADKVREDIGHVTILINNAGIVSGKKLLQCPDRLIKKTMDVNVNAHFWTLKAFLPNMLEKNQGHIVTIASLAGHLGVSGLVDYCASKFAAVGLDDALYHELQYTGKSGVKCTVVCPFYIKTGMFDGVKAKRAIMVDILEPEYAVERIMLAIRTNQRVLILPRSLYFFPGLKNLWHPLAVQTAYDFNGIQEMMNTFTGRIKTD, from the exons ATGGAAAACCCAGTCATTACTTTCATCCTCCTTCTGTGGACTCTTGCGAAGATTTGCTTCTACAACTTCCTCGGTTTTATCGACAACATCATCCCGGGTGAGTGGAAGCCAAAGAAGGATGTCAGCAAGGACATCGTGCTGATAACCGGTGGAGGATCCGGCATCGGGCGATTGATGAGCCTGTCGTTCGCTGAGCTTGGTGCAACGGTCATCATATGGGACATCAACAATGAAACCGCACAAGGAGTGGTCAAAGAAATTAG AGGGGCAGGAGGTAAGGCATACAGCTATGTAGTGGACTGTTGTGACAACGAGGCTGTCTACAAGACTGCCGACAAAGTGAGGGAAGATATTGGTCATGTGACTATCCTTATCAATAACGCAGGCATTGTTTCCGGGAAGAAGCTTTTGCAGTGTCCGGATCGTCTCATCAAGAAGACTATGGATGTCAACGTCAATGCTCATTTCTGG ACACTGAAAGCTTTCTTGCCTAACATGTTGGAGAAGAACCAAGGTCACATAGTAACCATTGCTTCTCTTGCCGGCCATCTTGGAGTGAGTGGCCTTGTGGATTACTGCGCCAGTAAGTTTGCGGCTGTCGGATTGGATGACGCCCTCTATCACGAGCTACAGTACACGGGGAAGTCGGGTGTAAAGTGCACAGTGGTGTGCCCCTTCTACATCAAGACAGGCATGTTTGATGGTGTCAAAGCAAA ACGAGCCATCATGGTAGACATATTGGAACCCGAATACGCTGTGGAAAGGATTATGCTTGCGATCAGAACAAACCAACGTGTTCTCATTTTGCCAAGGAGTCTTTACTTCTTTCCTGGTCTCAAAAA CCTGTGGCATCCCTTAGCAGTTCAAACTGCCTATGATTTCAACGGCATCCAAGAAATGATGAACACATTTACTGGACGTATCAAGACGGATTGA
- the LOC121417209 gene encoding tRNA-splicing endonuclease subunit Sen34-like, which produces MASKQLINLHLIAGQLCVWHADEVEILRREHHIVGSLIGALPGAPRQNIQLGLPLQLMPEEAAVLLQHGVGKLVTMSVAKPSKYQVKAFNQQRMDSIKEQKRLWQEHVLEQRNQLREVIEEGRRRKKEQRKKMGKELSKGTGQEEGDDPTEKMETNAEGKEKEAGEIKPAEQMKIKGDIGEVEGEGNDNLLVNEEGMDGSLHSLDEPIVEGENDRKEGMSCSNERAGNQAAEEEANGDIPRGDDREASRKEDGTFQDEGSNIARTRSSPPQDNGVPEEKHDASSEVKRNDGSERSPREVSECCADQETPEDCPKRSIMQEEEDNVKEDGCSVQLFIAEPPDSKFILEAPPSAWRYPSTEREILKYRVFRHFWEMGYYLTSGTKFGGDFLVYPGDPLLFHSYFIVVCIPYHKQLTPLELISHGRLGTFVKKAVVLCSVNNQKEVVCTSLQWAGIS; this is translated from the exons ATGGCATCGAAGCAGTTGATAAATCTACATTTAATCGCTGGACAACTTTGTGTTTGGCATGCTGATG aaGTTGAAATACTTCGTCGTGAACACCATATTGTGGGGTCATTGATAGGTGCTTTGCCTGGAGCTCCAAGGCAGAATATACAGCTTGGTCTACCTCTACAACTCATGCCAGAAGAAGCAGCTGTGCTCCTTCAACATG GAGTTGGTAAACTTGTGACGATGTCGGTAGCCAAACCAAGTAAATACCAAGTGAAGGCTTTCAACCAACAGAGGATGGATTCTATCAAAGAAcag AAACGTCTGTGGCAAGAGCATGTCTTGGAACAGAGGAATCAGCTGAGGGAGGTGATTGAAgaagggagaagaagaaagaaggaacAAAGGAAAAAGATGGGAAAAGAGTTGTCCAAGGGAACAGGGCAAGAAGAAGGAGACGATCCTACTGAAAAGATGGAAACTAATGCTGAGGGAAAGGAGAAGGAAGCTGGAGAAATAAAGCCTGCAgagcaaatgaaaatcaagggTGATATAGGAGAGGTAGAAGGAGAAGGAAATGATAACCTATTGGTGAACGAGGAAGGCATGGATGGAAGCCTCCACTCTTTGGATGAACCAATCGTTGAAGGAGAGAATGATAGAAAAGAAGGAatgagttgcagcaatgaaAGGGCTGGAAACCAAGCAGCGGAAGAAGAAGCAAACGGGGACATTCCTCGAGGTGATGACCGTGAGGCTAGCAGGAAGGAAGATGGGACATTCCAGGACGAGGGATCAAACATAGCAAGGACTAGATCTTCTCCGCCTCAGGATAATGGAGTACCAGAGGAAAAGCATGATGCAAGTTCCGAAGTAAAGAGGAACGATGGAAGTGAAAGGTCTCCTCGTGAAGTCAGTGAGTGCTGTGCTGATCAGGAGACTCCTGAAGATTGCCCAAAGAGATCGATCAtgcaggaggaggaggataacGTCAAAGAAGATGGCTGCTCAGTCCAACTATTTATAG CGGAACCACCAGACAGCAAGTTTATCTTGGAAGCACCTCCTAGCGCCTGGCGATACCCTTCTACTGAGAGAGAGATTCTCAAATATAGGGTGTTCCGTCATTTCTGGGAGATGGGATACTACCTGACATCCGGCACCAAGTTTGGTGGAGACTTCTTGGTTTATccag GTGACCCATTACTCTTCCATTCCTACTTCATTGTAGTGTGTATACCCTACCATAAACAACTAACACCACTGGAACTCATCAGCCATGGTAGGTTAGGAACTTTTGTCAAGAAGGCTGTTGTCCTTTGTTCTGTCAATAATCAGAAAGAAGTTGTCTGTACCTCTCTGCAGTGGGCTGGTATAAGTTGA